The nucleotide window CCGGGTAGGTTCAAGTCGCCTCGGGCTAGAGTAGCGGCAGGAGATTGCTAGAAAATAGCCAAGATGAAGCTACACCTCCTTTTCCACTGGCTCTCGCTGCTCCAGAAGGAACCAGGAGGTGACTTGGGtgacaccaccaccacaagaGAGGCTCGATCTTCCCAGGGACCCCGAGCGtgcggagagagagagagaaaatatcagCACGGATGCTGCTGAGGAGGCAGCTTAATGTGCGGCTTATTTAGGAAAGCAGCAAGCTAAGATCATCTGAATTCAAATATGGTGAGCCGCTCACTCAAGTCAGTGTGTGTCCATGGGCAAACGCCTTGATCTTTTCTGCGCCTCAGGGCAAGGCAACTGGAGAAGGAAGTCAAAAGCAACAGAATTTCACTAAAATGATCAGATGCTGCTTCCCAATTTGGTTTAACTCTAAACCCCAAACCAAGTAAATATCTACAGACATGCACGCTCGATGTGGTTGAGAACTAATTTCTCACGTATTTATATAGAAACTATTCTGTTTGCAGGCTGGATCAGAATCCCACTGAGGGCAAAAGCATTTACAGGGGAGATAATTTGCAAGAATGGGAACTTCAGCAATAGGTCTGGTCCTAACAAGTGCACACAAGAGctcaaaaaggaaaggaaagtctCTTGCCTGACAAggattttggctttgcttttgatGGAGTAAAATATAAGACAGACCCCAAACAACTGCCAAGGAGAGAAACACTGGCGAAAAGGTGCTCTTTGCTGCATTGCTTACCCCCCCAAAAAGGGTATTTGCAAACTTGCTACAAGCAAGCACCTGAAAGAGGAGTCAAGTCGTACAGGAATAAGCTTGCCTATGTTCTGCAATCTCCCGGTACCAAGATTATTCTATACAGTGCCACATTCAATTGCAAAAAGGACCGTTAGGGGTAATAGAGCTCCTGTAACTAAAGTGTTTTCTCTCCTCAAATCTTCCAGGAAACTGATGGAGGCACGAGAGGGAAAAAGCCAAGGGGAGAAAAGTTGTTAGaagtaaaattgtattttcttggACATCGGAAAGAAAGTAGAACTAAGCCAGAGGCCTCCAAGTCAGCAGCCATTTTAACATTTTGCAAgagattttcatctttttcccctACAGCCTCAGTTCTGCTGTAAACACCGAGCGCACCCACCATGGCTGTCAGCTGTGTAGTTTGCTTTACACTGAAGCTGCCAGGAGATAAAAAATACTTAAGGTAACATAATTTACAAATCAGTGGCATAAGGATTTCTTCATGACACCTCTGTGAAGAGCGCAATGCATGACATTTACTTTTAGCAAATCAATAAAAATAGGATGCATGCATTTGGAAACCAGTAAAAGCAAAGATAACGCTCGTTCTCCATCGTTCTTACTGCAAAGCTGCCGATGGCAGAACGGGAAACGAACACCCTGTCCTGTCCCAAGacatcactttcttttttaagggTAAAATAAAGCGATGCAAAATATTATTCATGGGTTTGTCACGTTGGACAGGTCAAAGCAGTTTTTCAGGAGACCAGTGGTTTTTACGCAATGACACTTTCTGTGCTACAGTCAAATGATGTTGTACAAAGTTTCATGAGAAGATAATAAAAGCATTCCAGTAAAGCTACCAACAATTGATGGAAAAGAGACATTTTTGGTAAACAAATTATAGAAATACTCTTTCATGCGTGCATGAGTGCAATACATGTGAAGACATTATAAATATACATCAACACGTCACGCATGTGGATGTGCCTTTTACACAGACAAACATGCCCGCACATAGAACCACATTTATCAGTGTAACCTGattttgacaggtttttttcttcaataatcAATTGACTGCTGTTTTCTTGAAGGCAGATACAAGCACAATAAATTCCTTACTGGTATCATGGAAGAGAAAACACAACTACAGACTATAGAAAAGTTCAGCACTAGTAAATTCTGATGAACACCATTACTGTGATTACTGTTTGTGCAAAGATATGCCTGCCTCATTGTCATTTCTTATACTACATCAAGCAAAGGCTGGTGGGGACCTAGTACTGCTGTCGCCCAACTGAATGTGACCTTTTTTGGGTGACCGCGTTGCGGTGGGGGTTTTCCTACTCCTCTGGGAAAgcgtgaataaaaaaaaaaaaagtgcagaccCTAGGATGCGACGTAAGGTTTTAATAGGTGCAGAAATTAAATAGAtgagctttttgcttttaaatgtcagCATTGCAACTTCCCTGTCATTTgcaggagaaaagggaaggggcTAAATATCTTGGGATGTGGCGAGTTTTAAACCACATAATGATGGCGATAAAAATCTATAATGTCAGTTGCCTTGTGGCAATCAACAAACATTTCGCATTATGCTTGCATCTTAAGGTTTGCGGCCAAAAAACAGATTTGCCTCTGTCTCATTAAAATAACGAATGCAGTCCGAATGGATCTGCAATGATTCACTGTACGTCACACTAAATCACAACGCTTTTTGGAGCCAACTGACTATGGCCTCATTACTTTAGACAAAAGTGGGCTTGGAGGAAAAACTGGGGTGATGTTTTTTTGCTCAGCCatgtttttccctttgaaatactTAAGGCAAAAGAGCAGATAGTTTTTCCCCATTGGTAGCTGAGGAAGGTTGGGTTATATACATAGTACAATTCCGTATCAATATGcataaacacacaaaacattAGTATTAGCGTGGGGAAATAGAAATTAAGCAAATACAAACAGCATtaatgaaacagattttaatgAACATAAATCACTGATGAAATTAaagacttaaaaatgaaaataagctgttaaataataataataaaaatatatattttaactgTTTCACTAGGGCAGGGAGTTTGAAAAGCAGCATGCTCTCCTTCTCTGTTTTGTAAGGTGTAACGTACTTGTCGTTTGTCTTCTGCGAGTCTTTGTTCTGCAAATTTCACTACCTGACGtattgcaaaaaaattaaaaccccacttctggttttttttggctAAATATCACTacaaatcaatttattttaaaactaatacTTCAGATTAATCTATTTGGCCTTAAAGACATTTTGATATTTATGCTAAAAACTGTTTACCATTTCAGGAATAAACATTAACTCAAATTTTACTATTGTTAAATGAagttaagaatattttaaaaaattaactggataattttaaaactgtatgtatttataaaacCAAATGGAAATAAGAATTTGAAGTAACAGGTAACAGAATTAATGTGAGTTTTGACTGAAAATATTATATAAAGTTCAGGGGGGAAATCATACTTTGAAACATCTAAATGAATGGCAAAGATCTCTCATAtatattctttgttttcataattgtttccattttctcttaGGCACATATGCTTTATTATAAAATGTTTCATATTAAGCTATTTTTCTACAAAAACCATGCGAACATATTTCTAATttgacagcaaaatattttcttatatacccattaagtattttttatttcaggttgGAGAAAAACTGCCTGACAAGTATTCATGGAATGACTGATTTAAATGTTATAAATCCCTGAATTTTTCATCTCCCTTTGAACGGAACGCCAAAGGGGATTAAAGACTAAAGACATATCACAAACAAATTTACATTATTAAAATTACTGTAATCAAGAGTCTTTTCTAGCCTTAATCAGGATtagtgaaaacaaaaaaccccaacttttctACTGTGCAATACTAATCAAAATTCTATCAAATGACAGGTAACAGAGtaaaagcagttttgaaaattaaaaatatcggTTGGTGTATTCTAGTactctttaaaagtattttcaccTATTTGAGATCAGAGCAATGATTTCTCTGCTGATAATTCACATGGCAGGCAACAagcacagataaaaataaatttcagtaacGCTGGAAAGTCCGACCTCTTATTTTCAGGAGCACATCCAAGAAACACACTTGTTTGAACATACGTtatagaaacaggagggaaaagCGCAGTGTGGAATGCTTGGTTTTGTTCTCCTAAACTCTAAGCTAAATAACACGAGTTGTGGAAAACTCAACTTGAAACCTGCCGTGAGAACTCAACCTTGCAGCACCGCGACTCCCTCGCTGCTGAGCTGGCAATTAGCAGGTTTGGTCTGAAGAAGCGTGAAAGGTTTTAAGCAAGGTCTTTATCCACCCACCGTGCCTGATGCTTTACAGTTGTGTTACAAGGCTAATAGAGCAAAGGGATAAAGCTTGTACAGACTCTTCTGGTCCTCTGGAGCCTCTTGAAGAAGGCACCATTATGTTGGTTTTGGAAACCACCACTGTGCTCTGGAGCATCAGGCCCCATCTTGCTGTCACTACTTATCACCAGAAATGCCGCCAATTAGTAAAACAGCAGCAGGATTGGACCCTACATTCATTTCACCCTTGTAAAACGTCAGctactattttaaaatggaaaggatagaaatgtatatgtaaagaaCAACCCTGAAAAATGATCTGAGAACAATGACCACTTTCTAAAGTCTCAGAAACGATCTCGGCAATGCAGCAATATTCAGATATTGTGAAGTATGTCAGAAAATCAACTATACAggttaaaaaacaagcaaacccgCATGATTCTCATGACTTCTTTCTAGAACTCCAACTGATTTAACTTTTTGCTGGTACCTGAAGTAGACAGCTGCCTTCCGGGCCCTCCAtcttcaaacctgttgcttcccTGTATTTGGTTAAACAAGATTTTACCTTGCAAGCTCAAGACTGCTAATGCTAAATTTTGACTGATGCAGTGCAAACTGACAGCAGTTTCCAACTCCCTGTTAGTAAGGTTATATATATTAATTATTAAAACTTTAGTTTTGGTTAGTGACTAGAATTACGCagcttaaaaaaagcaacagacaGTGGAGCAGCATCTCCTCTCTGCATCTCTTCCTAATGACACCTCATGCTGATCATTCTTGAAGTTCAAAGAAAAACTAAGTGCGGTTAGAAAACAATATATTATCTTTAATTAAAAGTTGGCataatgttttcttcaaaatatgaACATACCAGGATAATGAGTACATTAGAACACATGATCTGTATTTCAGTTCCATCTGAGCATACACCATAAatccttcttggaaaaaaagcaggcagCATAACAAGAACATTTGAGCAGAAAAAAGATGTTCAGCATTTTGAAGTCCTCCCTTTATATTCTCTGAGACACCAACCAGAAGCGGACACTTAAAACCTTACATGGTACACAAAataagttttgggtttggtttttttttttttcatacgccagagaaggggaaaaacaaatgaCAAGTTACAGGATCTCATCCCCAGGATAACCATGCGCATTTGCAAGGTTAGCACCGATGCTTCACGCACACAAATGCAATAATCAGACGCTAGTTTATCCCCTCCCAACAAAATCATCTTTCCAGTGGTATTAGGCATTCACTTGGCAGAGGTTTTAGCAGCAGCTCAGCACAAAGCGTAAGTCACATCAAAATAGATGCCTTCCTGTCAACAGGAAACGCAAAGGGCTCAGTACGGGTTTCAACTCTGTATGAGAAGAGTTAAAATCCTGTAAGTCTGTGGTGGCTAGAAGCAGCCCACAGGACTGAGCTTTCAGATTAACTGAGAAGTTAGTCAACTTTGTTTTAGTTTAATATGAATTCGATTGTTGCAGGAAAAATTATGATTGGACTTCTTTTTACTTTTGAATTAAAACCCCTGTACTTTAAGGTCAATTTCAGTAATGATTTACAAGTTCCTCTAGTATTGCTTTGCTAAGTTCCACATTTCTGTTTTTAATGCCTAGCCTTTTAACAGTACTTAGATACTCAAGCTTGCTATTTTTTCTATCAaaattttctttactgaaggTTTTATCTTCTGTATTTGAAATTCCACGTTTAGCCTCCTGAGATCATTTAACTCAAAGTGGGCTCTCAAAGCGCCTTCTGAATATTTCAAGGACTCTCAGAAGGTAGATTTTTAGGATTCTAGGTAGATACGGTTATACGAGCAAGTTTTTTACTCATGTAAATTATAGCAAAAGAATTAAACAATCACTGTACTAAAATCCACTGTTCCAAAAATAGCTTGCCTCTAAGACTATGAAGAATTTGTTAGGCTCTGAAATTAGTGAGCCACTTTTTTTGCCATAATTATTTAAGAAAGAAGCAATCATAaattccattattattattattagcatcTTTAGCCAAACTCATATTTAATATTAAGCTGTTAAATACTTTATCGTCCAACTATCTTAGTTTTGGTGAAAAATGAACAGTTAAACTAATCTCCATTTAAATATTCCAACTGCTCAATCTTCTATAACTTTCACCAGAAGTAATAAACATTTACCTAAAAATCATGACTCTGTTAaactgaccttttttttcttttctttccccaaaaatATTATCTAGCACCAACTCAGTCTGCAAAATTTTAAATGACCTTTGCTGATTTGCAGTATCCAGTCATTTTTGCTTCAGTAGTGGTTTTGGTCGGCTTTCGCTTCATCAGATGCCTTTTAAGagtattttcaagattttcttttatggaaaaaGGTACAACAGATAAACTGTTCTGTACAactattctgtaaaaaaaaaaaaaaaaagaagacatgaagatataaaaatggaaatgagcaGGAACCAGTTTTAAGCATATGTCTTTATGACTGAGGCTTAATCACACACTTCGTTTTCCAAACACAAAAAGTCTTTTGGAAatgtattaattaaaattaagtgCCATAGACAAGCAGCTTTAGAGGGATGGCAGTCCTTTTCAAATTAGCATAACACTAGCGACAGGCATGGAAATTGGTTTAATAACCCTAAATAGTTACACCCCACTCCTAACACAAATGGCCACGGACAGCTCTAGCCCCTCAGGCTGCAACTGTACCAGTTTACGCGGTTGCTCTGACATTGGGTGGGTATTCCAATCTGAACAGAAATCACTGAATGCAcctcaattattattattatataatgACCAGTGAAGCATACAAGGCACCAAAGCGTTAAACATCATAAACCAGAAAACCAAAGTAAACCAACACAAGCAACATCAAAAACTTCGCCAGCAAGGGGCTCACTTTGTAACTTGTACTAACACACTCAATACTTGGCAAGAGATTATTAGTTTAGTCATGATACTAAGTGGCCCAAACCCCACACATAGGTCTAGGGTCAAGCCACAGATATAACAGAAAACCAAGCCAAAGGGATAAGCAGAGTCTTTAAGCGATTTCCTTCCCTGCCATGTTTTACATGGATGTCCTCAGAGCTAAGATCTGTGCTACAATAACCCCTTTCAAACACCACTTTCAGGACACAGCATTCTCCAGCAAGTGTCCAAATACACAAGCTAAATCTCTACCTGCTTAACTCTAGATGTCGGGCataatcaacatttttttttgtgtgctcacAACTCAtgagaaactggagaaaaaacaaatcccTGCTGATAAGGAGCTGGATGTCCACAAGGTTTTTCCAAGTATTCCGATCATTTGCCTAACTTCACAAAGCTGCTCCTCTGCAAAGGACTGCCGTGTCCTTCTCTACCTTACTTCAGCAGGGGCTTTGCTTTGACTGCCAGCTGGTTTTAGAGACATGTAGGACAGAGAAAGTGGTTATTCAtgtcttttatttattataaatacatataaatatgttaAGTGACCTTTTGCTTTGTTTATCATGATGAGCAATGACTTTGGAAAATCATCCGGAAAACTTAACCAAACTGAGAAACAGGCAAGAAGCAGGCATTAGCATACAATCACAGGTTCCTCTCGGTTCAAGAACgggtcaatttttattttaagaggaaaaaaaaaaaagcatcatcttATTTTGAAGCATCTATTGTTTTATCAAGAGCACCGGTCTTCCCCCCTCCCATGAGCTGAccaaatgacattttaatttggATTTGTGGGTACAGTCCAAGCCAACTGGCTACACAGGACATCCCCCACCCTGATTCTGAAACATTGCATAGTTTTGCAGCTGGATTttgctgcccccctcccccccttctttttaagctatttttaaCACAGGTCAATAATTCCAGAGAAAACTCACTGAGGTTTCCATTTCCagatctctctccctccctgtttTTCTATGGTTTAGTTTAAAAACTGCTCAAAAACTTTGTAGATCAGAGCAAGCGGAAAAGCAACATTGTGCTCACAGTCCACTAACAGGCTGGGAAGGAAATAACTCTACAGATGAAGTTGCATGTGGGGGGTGCAACTAAACAAAGTTGAAGGTGGGTGTTTTTTGGGGGTCCACGTACTGCCAAATATTTCCAAATGGGgtgcggggaggggaagggtaTTTAAGagaagcaaatgaaaagaaaacccagactTAACTGATGGTAGGAAGCCAGGGCTGATGGTAGTGGAAAGAaaaagtgcacagaaaaaaaaaaataataataaaaaaacagaagaaaagaaaccccaaaagcCCGAAGAAGCAGCCAGAAGTCAAGGCTTGTCATTACAGTGTTTGCAGAGGGCGGAGGCGGCTCCTGTGAAGGCAGTGCATTTCTCGGGGCAGCCGGGCAAGGCCGCGCCGCCGAAGGGGTAGACGGCCGACTGTCCGAAGGGGTTGAGGGTGGCGGGCAGCGGGGTGCTGAGCGTCTGGCCCTGGTTCAGGTAGGCCACCAGCCGCCTCATCTCCTCCAGGGCCTGCGCCTGCATGAGGATGTAGTTCTTGGCCAGGAGCAGGGTGGCGATTTTGGAGAGTTTCCGCACCGAGGGGCTGTGGGCGTAAGGGATGACGGAGCGCAGCCCGTCCAGGGCGTCGTTCAGGTCGTGCATCCTCCGCCGCTCCCGCGCGTTGATGCTGAGGCGAAGCGAGCGCTGCTCCTTGGGCTTCTTGCCCAGGGCTCCCCCCTTCAGCTTGCCCTCTCGCTCGAAGGCCGCGCCGCCCTTCACCCCGGCCTCGAAGCCGTCCTCCTCGTCGCCGCTCTGCTCGCCGCTACTCTCCGCCGACTTGCCCAACGCCCCGGGGTGGAAGtccgacccgccgccgccgcctcctcctcctcctccgccgccgccacccgcgtAGGCCCCCCGCGGGCCCTCGGCACCGCCGCGTACCGCCCCGTAGGCGAAAGCCGACGGGCCGTAGCCCGGGGCCAGCGCCAGGTACGCCTCGCCGCCCAGCGACTTGAGCTCGGCCATCGCCTCGGCGCGGGCGGGAAGCCGCGCTCTGCCGCCTCAGcgctgaggaagaagaggaggaggcggccccgccgctccgctccgcgctgCGCCCGGGCTGGGGGCGGGCAGTGagcccggcgccggccccgccgccccttaTATCGCGGAGAGGGGCCCGCTGGGATTCCCCCGCCGCCCAATCAGAGGGGGCCGCGGCGGCTCGCGGGGGGCtgagggggcggcgggcagcgcctgaggcggcgggcgggaaggggagaagggagaggggagagaggagagtgGCGCCGGCCTTTCCCTTCGGGACcggccttttttttcccttcgtgACCGGCCTTTCCCTTCGTGGCCGGCCGGCGGCTCCTCGAATTTTCCGGGAGAGACCCCGGCGGAGGGGTCCCGGGCTCCGACGGCGGCAACGGACACCCCTGGGTGGTGAGAGGAGGGGGTTGCCTGAGGAGGGGCTGGAGAAAGCGGTGGCGAGCAGGGAGCGGGAATGGGAAGGAGCCCCTGTTGGCCTTCTGGAACTTGGGTTTGGTGGCTGGGACAAGGCAGCGGGGGAGAAACTGGCAGCGTGAAGCGCTCGGCACCGAGGGTAGGAACTCTGGTTcgctgggtgctggcagggcagggaaggcgTCCTGACTTCGTAGTGCAGTCCCTGGCGTGCGGTGTCTGGACCCGATGGATACGTGAGAGCAGATTCAGCTCTTAGAAAGTAATAGCGCTGAGCTCCAGGCCTGCCAATGTGCTCGTTTCCCttcctaaaattaaaaagaaaaggtgacGGTTGAGCCGATGCTTCTGACTGCTTCTCGCCTTAGCCCTTTTTAGCCCCAGGGCAAATAAAGAATTGAATAGGGAACCAAAGTATTTTCTGGAGAGCTTTCTAGTGTCATTCCCAGGGAAAACTGGAGGACCAAACACTCTCCCCCGCCCCAGGCATGGGAACACGAACCACTCGTGGTACGTGTTGTGATGGGAGGCAAAGGCATGCAAGGTCTTGACAGCTGTAGGCATGGCTTGCTGATCAGGTCCTTTTGATTTAGGCGAGGATGACAGAGGAGGCACCTGTTGTGCAGAGAGATTTCCAAGGCAAAGGCCCTgtctatttccattttcttcagagtCTCCCTTTGCTCCTCCCTTCCGTGTGCCAGAAAAAGAAGTTTGATCCTTGGTGACTCAGTCCAGCTCTGAAGGGACTCTCTGTCCTTCCCAGTTGTGGGTGCCAGTAATTGAGTGCTAAGCTTGGAAAGGAAACAAACCACTTCACATCGTGGCCTGCAGTGCGAGAAGTCATCACTCGAGGGGGGAATCCTTGCCATGACTGGTAGACCGTCTGGCCCACAGAGAAATCCCAAGGAGAATCCAAGGCAGCCGCTGGCAAAGGTGAGAGCTGCATAGAGAAGGATAAGCAGGATGCTTTGTCTCATGTTCCTGCATCGACGTGATAGAGAAGGCCTAATCTTTAATTGCAACAGAAAGAGGTCccagtctctttttttcctaggctTCTGAGACTGCTTCACGATACTGAGTTTTGGTATAAAGATAGTATAAGGGCATACCAGGCTTTCTCCAAGCATGACACATGCCTGGTCCAGGCCCCTCAACTGTCTGCTTAGAAAGGATGGGATGAATCCTGTGTAGTGACATACAGATGCAAGCAGGTGGATATTGCCTACAGGCAGATGCAACCAGTTGATGCAGATGTACCTGGTAGGTTATTTGCTGTAGTAAATAGCTTGGGTGTTAAGGTGACACGAGGCTTTTTCcagaatgtgttttgtttttatcaggCCCTCCGCAAAGCGTAGTTAGCTTGTCCTCTTCCCATCACCTCCCTTTATGCAGTGTGCTAACGTGAAATGACGAGCttgtctctcttccttctccacatcAGAGCCAAGAGTGCCAAGATCTGCAGTGACACATGCACCCTCACCCGTggttgcagagctgctgcctggaaTGAGGCTGTTCTTCTGCTTTGTGAATGTAAGTTTTGAAGGTTGTGTTTCCGTGTTTTGGAGTAGTGGAGCACGTAAAACTAGCTGCTGTCCAAGCCTGGCTGTCAGGCCGTGCGCAAGGTTTGACCATCATACTTTTCACTGGTCTTCTCTTATCTCACCTCCGGTGTCTTTAACGTGTTACAATATTGTCACGTCTCTTCTTTGCTACCCTTATCGGGCTTATCAGACCATGAAGACCGATTACTGGTTTTAGTAATTTAATTGTTTTATGAGAATTGGACCACTTAACTACTCCCGGGACAGATCACTGTGTATATTCACGGGGACTTTCAAATACCGGCGAGCACAGCATAACTTCCGCTCATCTCTGGAATCAGTCCCACACTCCAAGTGAAAATAGACAAAAGGAGGGAGGTACTAGAATATTATTACTGGCATAAATCATTCCTATGAGAAAGATGTGCAGGGATTGTTAAAAGCAGGATCGTCCCCTGCTAGAAATGATTTACCTTTTTTGTAATGTGTTGAGATCTTGCGATGAGAAGGACTAGCACTGTTAGAACGTTTCAGGAATTCTGGTTGTAAAGAGACGTTACAAGTATTGCTGGCTTTCTAAATATGTCATATGCATTTATCAAGGCTAATGCCAGGAGAAACAGTGGGCTGAAAATTAGATGTAAACACTTTTCACACAGGCTCTCTAGTGCTTTAATAAATAGATGAGTTCTTCAAGGGTTATTTCAACACTGAAGGGCAACTTGGGAGGTATATTAACTACAGGAGAAAAGAGCAGAAGGATTTGATGCTTTATATGTAATTCCAAAAAGCACAGCTGAGGGAAATCATTTGGAGCCTGTATGAATCTGAAATCAAACCAGGTTTAATGTGCTACCAAAAAATGCACATAGAAGAATTTGGTTTGGACTTCTCTCTCCAATTTCA belongs to Accipiter gentilis chromosome 14, bAccGen1.1, whole genome shotgun sequence and includes:
- the BHLHE23 gene encoding class E basic helix-loop-helix protein 23, with the translated sequence MAELKSLGGEAYLALAPGYGPSAFAYGAVRGGAEGPRGAYAGGGGGGGGGGGGGGSDFHPGALGKSAESSGEQSGDEEDGFEAGVKGGAAFEREGKLKGGALGKKPKEQRSLRLSINARERRRMHDLNDALDGLRSVIPYAHSPSVRKLSKIATLLLAKNYILMQAQALEEMRRLVAYLNQGQTLSTPLPATLNPFGQSAVYPFGGAALPGCPEKCTAFTGAASALCKHCNDKP